CGACGATCGAGCCGACGGTCGGATTCTTGCCGGTCTTGTAGCCATAGGCCCGAGCATTGAAGAGCCAGGTGCCCGCATTGCCGCCCCAGGGGACATAGCGTTTCTGCGCGACGAACCAGGTGCAGTACCCATACGGGAAGCGATGTCCCTGGCCAATTTTCCCTTCTTTGGGTCGTGAGAAATTCGGGGTGATGTCGGTCGCTGCCCCCACGCCGGACTGGGTCGCGTATTCCCGGCGAGCCAACCCGGTCGAGGTCGGCGCGGTCAAAGTTGCCTCCTTCACCCCGTCCGGGATGACGATTTCCTCACCGGAAGTCAGTTCGCCATTGGCGGGCAAGCCATTGTAGGCGATAATACGGCTCCGGTCCGCTTTGTACTTGGTCGCGATCGTGTCGATCGTGTCGCCTTGTTTCACCAGATAGTTGAACCCCGCCACTGGCAAGATGAAGATCTGATCGCCGGGCTTGATCGCATCGACATTGTCCAGATCGTTCGCCCAGAGGATGGTATTGACCGTCACCCCGTTGGCCGAGGCAATGCCCGATACCGTGTCACCCGCCGCCACGGTATAGATCTTTACGCCCCCTTCTTCCTCTGGGTCCCGTGTGCTGTTCGCACCGATCGCGCCTGCGAGAAACATTTGGTTTTCCGGCGAGAGATAGGCTTCATCGAGTACATTCGTCTCTGACTTGGCCGCGACATCGACCGCCAGCGGGGGTGCCGCGAGGGAGACGAGCGAGAGGTTATGCTGTTTGGATTCTTGCGCCGCGCGCCGCGGGATGAGGCGACTTTCGCGAGGCAGATCAATCCCGAGTGACGTCATAAGACGATCGAGCCGGCCCGCTTCTTGGCCGTAATTGGTCGCCGAAACGAGCATGGCCGAGGAAACGACGATAGAAAAAGCAGCATATTTACGGAAAAGCGCCACTGGAACATAGCCGGACCTTTCCTTGAACCAAATCAAGAGTTTGGTCTGCCACTGATGGAAAATGGTATTCCAATGCGAGAAATCAGCCCAAGCACGCGCTTTTTTCCAGACTAGTCTGACGAAAGATGTAAGGTTCGAGTAGATACGCTCGCCCTTTCTGTCGGGAATATCCCCTAGCGACGCTGGCCGATAAGCGGGCGCCACATCCGGGATTTCCCCCAAGAGTTACGCCTCGTAGAATACTCTGAAACCCTCCCCTGGTCAATTGATTTTCGGGTGAATATTGTATCTTTTGCTTCAATTGAGCCTTTTTCCTGTCAGGCTCCCTAAGTATGACCCCGTTCTCGCGGGCCTTCCCATGGTACAATTTTCATGTCGCCTTATATCATACGCTTGTGCCCCCATTTGAGAACCCCAAGACCGAAATTGAGCGGCTCGCCAAGGAATTCTGTGAACACCTCGAGATCGAGATGAATCGCTCCCGGCGGACCCTCGAGAGCTATGCCCACACTCTTTCCACCTTCTTCGCGTGGGGCGCGATTGCGACACCCGCGGACCTGACGCTCGAGAAAATCCGAGCCTATCGCCTCTACCTCAATCGGAAACAGACACGGCGCGGCACCACGCTCAAGCGAAGCACCCAAGCCTACCACGCGATTGTTCTACGCACCTTCCTGAAGCATCTGGCAAAAAACGATATTCCCACCCTCGCGGCTGAAAAGATTGAGGTTGGCCGGGTCCCGGAACGTCAGGTCGACTTCCTCGAGTACGACGAGGTGGAGCGGCTTTTGGCAGCCCCCACGGGCGACGGTATTCGGGTACGGCGGGATCGTGCCCTCCTCGAGCTCCTCTTTTCCGCTGGTCTCCGCGTCTCTGAATTGACGGGACTCGATCGGGACCAGGTCAATCTCGCCAAGGAGGAATTCAGTGTCCGTGGCAAAGGATCGAAACTCCGCATTGTCTTCCTCTCGCCCCGAGCGATAACGGCTATTGCTGACTATCTCGACCACCGAAGCGACATCGATCCTGCGCTCTTTGTCTCACATCCGAAAAAAGGACTCGTGAATAAAAAAAATGCGACACGCGAGACGCTCCGCCTCACGCCCCGCACCGTCGAACGACTGGTGAAGCACTACGCGAAAAAAGCCGGCATCGTGAAAGACGTCCATCCGCATACCCTCCGTCACAGCTTCGCCACCGACCTCCTCCGGAACGGGGCCGATATCCGAAGCGTCCAGGCGATGCTCGGCCACGCCTCCATCACCACGACACAGATCTACACCCACGTCACCAACGAACGGCTGAAGGAAGTTCACCAATCCTTCCATGGGAAACGAAAGCCGAAGATACTAGATAAGCGATAGCCGATAAGGGATAAGCGATGTGAATCAAACGTAACCCTTCGAATTCCCCTGTTTCCACTCTCACACCTGGTATCAACTATCCTGTGTCAGGTATCTCCCACTCTACATCTTGCGCAATGGAGCGACGCCGAGCATCATTTTAAAAAAAACGCCGCAAGATATGCATCCTGCGGCTACAACTACAGTTGACCGATCCGCTACTCATTTCGAAGGACTAAGAGGTGATCTCCGTACGATGCGGAGAAATTCGGCCACGTCTTCACGAGAGTTACCCGAGCGAATACCGCCTCTGCCATCCTAACGAGCTTATCCACAGAGTTCTTATACTCGCCATCCGCCAGTACGTCGTTGCGCAAGATATCGACGGCCACAGCGATGATGCACAGCGGCGCCCTATTCTCTATCACTGCCTTGAGATACGCATAGCCGAGTTCGGCAGCGGCCAATTGCCGACTTTGCTCATCAGCGTAGACACCGATCACACCTCTGCACAGATACCGAAGCCCCCTTGCTTGATAAGTGTCGCCAGCTTGGTGAAAAGCCTCGGCTGATCGCTGTATGGAAGGTGATGAACGCTTCCGGTACAGAGCACGCCGTCATATCTATCATCCGTATTCCAATCTCTCACATCCGCCTGTACATAGCGGATACCTTTGTTTCTTGCGGAGGCGTACGCCACGTACCGAGAATCCAGATCTATCCCCGTGAGGGAAATGTCCGGCCTCAAAACATGAATCTGCTCCAGAAGGTATCCCGGCCCACACATGAGATCCAACACTTTGCCGTCAGGCGGCACTGCATCTATCACTCGATACACGACCTCCTGTATAGTCGCGCCCCAAGGCATATGCTTCATTTCCATCCGATAAACATCCGGATCAGGCAGGTCTTTCACTTGGCTACCCCCTTCCTGGCGTTGATGATTGCATGCATCCCGGCACGATTACCGATGCTTACTTGCTCAAACCCCGCCTGCTCAAGCATATCGAGCACGGCGCTTTCCGTCACCCGGATTGCATCATCCTCCCGCTCGTGGTTAAGAAAGAATGCGCACTCCTGCGGATGTGCCCCCCTCACCGCTTCGATCCGTCGGATAATAATCGCCAGTGTTTCCCGA
This is a stretch of genomic DNA from Candidatus Moraniibacteriota bacterium. It encodes these proteins:
- a CDS encoding tyrosine-type recombinase/integrase translates to MTPFSRAFPWYNFHVALYHTLVPPFENPKTEIERLAKEFCEHLEIEMNRSRRTLESYAHTLSTFFAWGAIATPADLTLEKIRAYRLYLNRKQTRRGTTLKRSTQAYHAIVLRTFLKHLAKNDIPTLAAEKIEVGRVPERQVDFLEYDEVERLLAAPTGDGIRVRRDRALLELLFSAGLRVSELTGLDRDQVNLAKEEFSVRGKGSKLRIVFLSPRAITAIADYLDHRSDIDPALFVSHPKKGLVNKKNATRETLRLTPRTVERLVKHYAKKAGIVKDVHPHTLRHSFATDLLRNGADIRSVQAMLGHASITTTQIYTHVTNERLKEVHQSFHGKRKPKILDKR
- a CDS encoding LysM peptidoglycan-binding domain-containing protein, coding for MAPAYRPASLGDIPDRKGERIYSNLTSFVRLVWKKARAWADFSHWNTIFHQWQTKLLIWFKERSGYVPVALFRKYAAFSIVVSSAMLVSATNYGQEAGRLDRLMTSLGIDLPRESRLIPRRAAQESKQHNLSLVSLAAPPLAVDVAAKSETNVLDEAYLSPENQMFLAGAIGANSTRDPEEEGGVKIYTVAAGDTVSGIASANGVTVNTILWANDLDNVDAIKPGDQIFILPVAGFNYLVKQGDTIDTIATKYKADRSRIIAYNGLPANGELTSGEEIVIPDGVKEATLTAPTSTGLARREYATQSGVGAATDITPNFSRPKEGKIGQGHRFPYGYCTWFVAQKRYVPWGGNAGTWLFNARAYGYKTGKNPTVGSIVVTTENRYYGHVAVVEKVSGDTITVSEMNYTGWAKKSVRQLSRSSRVIKGYIY
- a CDS encoding class I SAM-dependent methyltransferase is translated as MPWGATIQEVVYRVIDAVPPDGKVLDLMCGPGYLLEQIHVLRPDISLTGIDLDSRYVAYASARNKGIRYVQADVRDWNTDDRYDGVLCTGSVHHLPYSDQPRLFTKLATLIKQGGFGICAEV